One Sodalinema gerasimenkoae IPPAS B-353 DNA segment encodes these proteins:
- a CDS encoding HlyD family efflux transporter periplasmic adaptor subunit, whose translation MTSQPQNQNSAPLRVVPPTTDTPQEQPAPPVPPTPDPDSETTSAKPQQEPTRHRWLWVGTAVATLGAVGFIPLPNHVRGDATLKTLPGQRQTIHMSRPGRVRLRVRPHDRVQPDQVLLSVESEDLADQLTEAERSLQEENAALEVAQQRLARSQQRLRNAEDQLHQAQRRLDAHLDDMRAIQLGIGIPQTRRFQEERGGVQAEEERDRYEIERLQGEVRELESRQGAIAETLSLLREEEQEHKDEKRELAGMVEDDLIGGRHHLIRDTERELRSIRRQIAEQEGEETQNRDRIEQVQSQIRGQEASLNRRDHQANVTREQEQQVQWDLNQKRMDLEEERDRRQAERDTAHNERETATIQVQNHQEAIAARQAQLEDLRKRDAERTKTATISGIVLDHNLDQRDGAFMQAGQEVLQIANLSYLEVTAQIAQADYHLVEKGQLVEFRMRNQPRDITYRSSIENRRPLTDRRESGIEDVFEVTFHIENPENLRLPEDKGYVQIRTENRNFYQKIQHQFGKLIDLGYYFPWLAD comes from the coding sequence ATGACCTCCCAACCTCAAAACCAAAATTCCGCTCCCCTACGAGTTGTTCCCCCAACGACCGATACTCCCCAGGAACAGCCGGCCCCTCCGGTTCCACCAACCCCTGACCCAGATTCCGAGACAACCTCGGCGAAGCCTCAACAGGAACCGACCCGACATCGTTGGCTCTGGGTAGGAACGGCGGTAGCGACTCTGGGGGCTGTTGGCTTTATTCCTCTTCCCAATCATGTTCGGGGTGATGCGACTCTCAAAACTCTCCCAGGTCAACGACAAACGATTCATATGAGCCGGCCGGGACGGGTTCGGCTACGGGTGAGACCTCATGATCGGGTTCAGCCCGATCAGGTGCTGCTGTCTGTTGAGAGTGAAGATCTTGCAGACCAACTGACGGAGGCGGAGCGATCGCTGCAAGAGGAAAATGCAGCCCTGGAGGTGGCTCAACAGCGACTGGCGCGATCGCAACAACGGCTGAGAAATGCTGAGGATCAGTTGCACCAAGCTCAACGTCGTCTGGATGCTCATTTGGATGATATGCGGGCGATTCAGTTGGGAATCGGGATTCCTCAGACTCGCCGCTTTCAGGAAGAGCGGGGTGGGGTTCAGGCAGAGGAGGAGCGCGATCGCTATGAAATCGAACGACTTCAGGGTGAAGTCCGGGAACTTGAAAGTCGTCAAGGGGCGATCGCTGAGACTCTAAGCTTACTACGTGAGGAAGAGCAAGAACATAAAGACGAAAAACGCGAGTTGGCTGGAATGGTTGAAGATGATCTAATTGGAGGACGTCACCATTTAATTCGTGATACTGAGAGGGAGTTACGAAGCATCCGACGACAAATTGCTGAACAAGAAGGAGAGGAAACACAAAACCGAGACCGCATTGAACAAGTTCAGAGTCAGATCCGAGGTCAGGAAGCCTCCTTGAACCGACGAGATCATCAAGCCAATGTGACTCGTGAACAAGAACAACAGGTCCAGTGGGACCTCAATCAGAAACGGATGGACTTGGAAGAGGAACGAGATCGCCGTCAGGCAGAACGAGACACGGCCCATAATGAGCGGGAAACGGCAACCATCCAAGTGCAAAACCATCAGGAGGCGATCGCCGCTCGACAAGCTCAACTCGAAGACCTACGAAAGCGTGACGCTGAACGCACCAAAACCGCCACCATCTCGGGAATTGTCTTAGATCACAACCTAGACCAACGAGATGGAGCCTTCATGCAGGCGGGACAAGAAGTCTTACAAATTGCCAATCTGAGTTATTTGGAAGTCACAGCTCAAATTGCACAAGCGGATTATCATCTGGTTGAAAAAGGACAATTGGTTGAATTTCGGATGCGTAACCAGCCCCGCGACATCACCTATCGCTCCAGTATTGAAAATCGGCGCCCTCTCACTGATCGTCGAGAGTCTGGGATTGAGGATGTCTTTGAAGTCACCTTCCATATTGAAAACCCGGAAAATCTTCGACTTCCTGAAGACAAGGGTTATGTTCAAATTCGCACCGAAAATCGAAATTTCTACCAGAAAATTCAACATCAGTTTGGCAAACTCATCGACCTGGGCTATTACTTCCCCTGGCTCGCTGATTAA
- a CDS encoding XDD3 family exosortase-dependent surface protein — protein sequence MLFKLNPATATVLIAGISGLSLATFSTPASAATLHNGWHYSIDSFNDSMAGYEVGGTPYEIYGTALQQTNDSIIFAINSNLGLEGKSSDYAVDDHTGWGDLLFNFSGNDLDTANANGDLFGIRFAEESKSGVSELGVYENVRATEIAWEGGNRLQDASLSGYANWITQHGGNPQAGDLSITDPYFNPNRHVPNSMVSGTKIGDIQFLSDINSLGLDFGHFGATGTHTFAFQFDRTLLPDGDYVYTLAPECDNDIIAGIGTLEPPQDVPEPSSALAVGLVTLAAGALKSRRRSSGNGSQMS from the coding sequence ATGCTTTTTAAACTCAATCCAGCAACAGCAACCGTTCTAATCGCCGGAATCTCAGGACTTTCGTTAGCAACGTTCTCTACTCCTGCATCAGCCGCCACCCTGCATAACGGTTGGCACTACTCCATTGATTCATTCAATGACAGCATGGCTGGCTATGAGGTTGGGGGAACGCCCTATGAAATTTACGGAACGGCGCTGCAACAGACCAATGACAGTATCATTTTTGCCATCAACTCTAACCTGGGTCTTGAGGGGAAATCAAGCGACTATGCCGTAGATGATCATACTGGCTGGGGAGATTTACTCTTTAATTTCTCAGGCAATGATCTAGACACCGCTAATGCCAATGGAGACCTGTTTGGAATTCGTTTCGCAGAGGAGAGTAAATCCGGAGTCAGTGAACTGGGAGTTTACGAAAATGTCAGGGCCACTGAGATTGCCTGGGAGGGTGGAAACCGCCTCCAGGATGCCAGTCTTTCGGGTTATGCCAACTGGATTACCCAGCATGGTGGAAATCCTCAAGCTGGTGATTTAAGCATCACGGATCCCTACTTCAACCCCAACCGCCATGTTCCCAATAGCATGGTCTCTGGGACGAAAATTGGCGATATTCAGTTTTTGAGTGATATCAACAGTTTGGGACTTGATTTTGGTCACTTCGGTGCAACAGGAACGCATACGTTCGCCTTCCAATTTGATCGAACTCTTCTCCCTGATGGTGATTATGTTTATACTCTGGCTCCTGAATGTGACAACGACATCATTGCCGGAATTGGGACTTTGGAGCCTCCCCAAGATGTTCCAGAACCCTCATCCGCTCTGGCTGTAGGACTGGTTACTTTGGCGGCGGGTGCTTTGAAATCACGCCGTCGTTCAAGCGGTAATGGTAGTCAGATGAGTTAG
- a CDS encoding type II toxin-antitoxin system Phd/YefM family antitoxin, producing MNKITLEEITQNLNHYLQRVQAGESFVVFEANQPIAQITSAQSESILDAFDKFREQLNSEAIDLDSDEIFADVRDPSPTPEKPCW from the coding sequence ATGAACAAAATTACTTTAGAAGAAATCACTCAAAATTTAAACCACTATCTTCAACGTGTTCAAGCTGGAGAAAGTTTTGTTGTTTTTGAAGCCAATCAACCGATTGCTCAAATTACATCCGCTCAATCAGAGAGTATTTTAGACGCCTTTGACAAGTTTCGCGAGCAACTAAATTCAGAAGCCATCGATTTGGATAGTGATGAAATTTTTGCTGATGTTCGCGACCCAAGTCCAACCCCTGAAAAACCTTGCTGGTGA
- a CDS encoding IS110 family transposase, whose product MSKTPQWIGVDVSQQTLDVYIRPLGKAIQIPNSPTQIAQLVESWQNERIERVVVEATGKLERELVIQLQEAEFPVSVINPRQGRDFAKATGRLAKTDAIDAQTLAYYGEALKPPVLASSSAETRQLQELTSRRRQLIEMQTAEKNRCRRARGKALVDIEAHLDYLRGRLEQLNAEIEELTQNCAEWSSKVELLKTMPGIGQAIATTLVSDLPELGQLSAKKIARLVGVAPLNFDSGKYKGQRRIQGGRAPVRAILYMGAVVAMRYNPAIKVFYERLVKKGKPKKLALTACLRKLLVMLNAMVRDHRPWQYSESPAARP is encoded by the coding sequence ATGTCAAAGACACCTCAGTGGATCGGAGTTGACGTGAGTCAACAGACTCTGGATGTTTACATTCGTCCATTGGGAAAAGCCATCCAAATCCCCAACAGCCCGACCCAAATTGCCCAACTCGTCGAGTCTTGGCAAAACGAGCGGATCGAGCGAGTTGTGGTCGAAGCGACTGGGAAACTAGAAAGGGAACTGGTCATTCAATTACAAGAGGCCGAGTTCCCCGTTTCAGTCATCAATCCCCGCCAAGGTCGAGATTTTGCCAAAGCTACTGGTCGTTTAGCTAAAACTGACGCGATTGATGCTCAAACATTGGCGTATTATGGCGAAGCCCTAAAGCCCCCGGTTCTAGCATCGAGCTCGGCTGAGACTCGTCAACTACAAGAGTTAACGAGTCGCCGGCGTCAGCTCATTGAGATGCAAACGGCTGAGAAAAATCGTTGTCGTCGCGCACGTGGCAAGGCTTTGGTGGATATCGAGGCTCACCTAGACTATCTCAGGGGACGTCTCGAACAACTCAACGCCGAGATTGAGGAATTGACTCAGAATTGTGCGGAATGGTCATCAAAAGTCGAATTACTTAAAACCATGCCCGGCATCGGTCAAGCGATTGCCACTACCTTGGTTTCTGACCTACCCGAACTGGGTCAACTCAGTGCCAAGAAAATTGCTCGCTTGGTCGGTGTAGCACCCCTGAATTTTGACAGTGGCAAGTACAAAGGTCAACGAAGAATTCAAGGAGGTCGGGCACCGGTCCGAGCAATTTTGTACATGGGGGCGGTTGTGGCCATGCGATATAATCCAGCTATTAAAGTTTTTTACGAACGCCTCGTCAAAAAAGGCAAGCCGAAAAAACTAGCTTTAACAGCCTGTCTGCGTAAACTTCTGGTCATGTTGAATGCGATGGTTCGAGATCATCGACCCTGGCAGTATTCAGAAAGCCCAGCAGCTCGTCCTTAG